The genomic segment tttgtGAGGCTTGCAGTCTCCACAGTGGTCTCTAGCGTCTTCGTCGCAACGAGAAGTCACCTTCTCCCGTGGAGGTGATGTCTGTgtgttcgtctttctctgtctcgagtCTCCACCAGAAactctggagaagaagcgctcCGAGTTTcgactgtttttttctcgagccTCAAGACTGgcgggaaggagacgaaaagccGTCCTTTCTTGGGGGCACTGGGGCTggcctctcctcgtctcgcaTAGGCAGCTTTGATTCATCTTTCGAATCAACTgacaagagacagatgcGCTTTTTTAACGAACAACAAAgactgagaaaaaacggactTTCAACTTTTCTCGCTCGGCGAAACGACGCACCAGAGCGACGCAGGAACCTCGCGaggcgttgcatgcacgcagagaagaaggtacTGCGGTTTCTCACACCGTCTTCAGCGCGCATTTCCAATCATTTTCAGTCCTCcgatctctctttctctctctcgcttcctctctcttttctcgttctcaTCCCGCAGTTACGccttgtttcttcgtctcctctcccctctttctcgccgcCTCCCTGCCAGCGCGTTTTCAGGAAGCGAGGCGACGAactgcttctcctttctttcctttacACAGGAGAGACCCTGTTTATTGTTTTCACATTGCCTGTCGTTGTTCGCCCGTTCAAAGGCGTATGCTTTCGCCATTCTACACTGGTCCGGCTATCTCCGCCGCTGGTCGTCTCTgggcttccttttcttctttctctctcgcatggAGACGCGGACAGCCCTGAAGAGACCGCAAACAAACGAACGAAATAGCAACAGGTACCCTCGAGAGAGTTCagactttttctcttctgcatcttctttctgctggaCACCGAGACCTCTTTTcggtgcgcatgcagaggcggtCTTCGCTTCCGACGGACAGGCgttctttcgcgtttttccaaGAAAACTAGGTTTCTGTCTTTGCTGTTTCCTCTGGACGGAGGGAAGAAATGTGGACGCGCGGACGGCGTatcgcttcttcgcgttgACAGACACCCGCAGAAAACGGAGTCACAGAATAACGACTTTCGTCTGAAGTGCAGAGAATTCGATCCAAGCGCGTTTCCAGCTGTATTTGTCCCCGCGCCTTTCCGCcgtttgtctgtttctttcacTGTCGCCCctctgtttgtgtcttgtctctctttcgccttctctcacCCCTGTCTTCCTCCGTATCAGTgttcgctgttttctctttctctcctctctgcgcagccttctcttctgtgtcgcttcGTGCATCTCTTCGGTCTCCTTTCCGTgctgctctctgctttttcgaGGGCGAAGCCGTCTGCGCGAGCCTCCTCCGCTCTACCGAACATCTGTTCTGTTCCCTCTTCGCGTCGCTGGAAAGCGTCAGTTTCACTCGTCGAGAACAGGAAGTCACACGCCCGGCAAGATGGACTACTTCGCTTCGtacgcagacgacgaagcatGCCAGGAGCTGCCGGGGGCGGAACAAGAAGCCGCAGAGGACGCGAGCTCGGCTGtagagacaacagagacgaGGCATAAGGAAGGCTGGGaaccgagagaggaagataCTCGCAttgctctccttcctgcgATCAACTGCGCACCTCCCGTGAGCAtctttgcatgcaaggctcagctgcagaaaaatgTCGTTTTTCATCGACCCGAAGACACCGTCCTCACGTCCAATCCCAAAATCGATGCTCTGCAGGCTCCCCTGCAAGGCCCCCTGACTCCGCAGCAAGTGCGTCGCGGCGGGTGGACTGGAGTGTACCGACGGCGCCTAGgaggagaagtggagaaagagcaCGTGAACGTGGAGGCCTTCGACAGACAGTTTTACAACTTTCAGTTCCACGGACGCGCAGAGGACCCCTCGAACTTTTCCAGGGATGCGCTCCTCGCCCACACCCGTgccgggtgtacagacactcgcGTCGTGCGGGAGGCGGTCGCGTACGACTCTCGAGGCTTCGTTCCAGAGAGCGAGGCCTctcagaggcagaagcggagacggcTGAAGAACGACGACGCAGCTTCCGACGACTTCCAGGGCCCCTGGGCGCCCTTCGAGGCCACACCTGCCTCTGAGgcttcgggtgtacgtacacccgaagaagacggggaggagGGTGCagcggaggcggcagaggcggcgaaCGGGGTTTCAGAAGACTCTGAATCGGGTCATCGGAAGCAATCGAAGAGTCCAAGTTCTGGAAAGAACGAGTCAGCAGAGAGTATTTTCCACGGCAAGGCGGCGACGGACTACCAAGGTCGTTCTTGGCTGGCGGTGCCTCCCGGGACGAAGGAGCTTCCGCCAGACAGCGCGTGTTTCCCCCCGAAACGAGAAATCCACGCGTACGTTGGCCACACTGGCGGCGTCCAGGCgattcgcttcttcccgcgCAGCGGACATCTGCTGCTGAGCGCGAGCATGGACAGCACGCTGAAGATCTGGGATGTGTTGAACCAGCGCAAGCtgcagtgtacgtacaccgcgcACAAACAGGCAGTTCGCGACGTGCAGTGGGCGGACGGCGGCGCGAAGTTCTACAGTTGCTCATTCGACAACACAGTGAAGTTGTGGGATACGGAGGCGGGGAAGGTGATCGGAACTTTCGGAAACGGAAAGACGCCGTACTGCGTGGCAGTGAATCCAAACGACAACAACGTCTTTGTCGTCGGGAGTGCGAACCGCAGAGCGATTCAGTTCGACGCGCGGACGGGGAACATCGAGGTCGAGTACGCGGAGCACATTGGCGCAGTGAACACGGTCACTTTCTGCGAGGAGGGGAAACGCCTCGTGACGACGGCCGACGACAAGAAGCTCTTCGTCTGGGAGTACGGCATCCCAGTCGTGATCAAGCACGTCTCCGAGCCGGACATGCACTCGATGCCCGCGGCGGCGAAGCATCCGAGCGAGAAGTTCCTCTGCTTCCAGTCGATGGACAACCAGATCTTGACCTACGACGCATGCGGCAAGTTCCGAATGGTTCCCCGAAAAAGGTTTCGCGGTCACTTGTGCGCGGGGTACGCGTGCAAGCCTGCCTTCTCCCCCGACGGAAAGTGGCTGCTCTCTGGAGACGGAAATGGAAAACTTTGGATCTGGAACTGGAAAAATGGAAAAAACGTTCGCACGCTCCAGGCGCACGACCAGGTCTGCATCGACTGCCAATGGCACCCCAACATGACCAGCCGAGTCGCCACCTGTGGCTGGGACGGACTCATCAAACTCTGGGATTGAAGGCATCCCTAACAGTCGGACCACATTCCCAAAGACATGCGCTGCAAACACTTGCGCAGAAAAAACTTCGACCGaaatatttatacatatatatatatatatatatatatggagacaGATGTGCATTCGCAAGTACATggtgatatatatatatatatatatatgtttgctTGGGGGACATGAGTGTGGACAGCCGTGTGAGAGCCAGTGGCTGTGGGCGGGATTTTGGGCCGTTAGGAAGAAACCCGACAAACTTTTCTGTACACACTCCCCACGTTCTCtatatttataaatatatataaacgtttataaatatatgcatatatatacatacacttatgtttgtacatatatatgaacTGATGTGAGAGATCGGTGTGCTGTGTGCGTGGCTGATATCCGAGAACTTGAACGCTGCCCCCCGCGAACAGTCGTGCCGCGCTGCTCACTGTGCTTCATCAAGTTCACGCGCAGACAAATAAAAGTACAAATGATTAAAAAGGTCTCTTCAACTGCATGTCAATCTATCAGTGATGCTTCCAAAACTCAAGAAGATTTAGGATGTGAAGCAGaccatgcatatatatatatatatatttatacatgtatatatatatatatctttatgtacacgcacatatatacatctatacacATGTGAATATATGTAAATCTGAAAAAAAGTTTTTGTACAGTTCGAGAGGAGAACGTTTGTGGTTGACTCGGGAAGGAGACTTTTGTGGCAGCTCGACGCTGGCAAGTGGAgtgtcgaggaagagaggatgCAGTGCAGTTTCTGCTTCGACAAAGAGATCGAAGGAAATCTGAAAAACTGCTTGAGCAGGAAATATCACCCGCAAAGAAATTCTAAATGAAAAGcctctgcgcatgcagcggagaaTTTTCACCGAACATCAACACATCTCTCCACATTTACACCTGTGTATCTTcgcctatatatatatatatatatggatatatgtatacattaATGTTagcatatatatttgtatatgcatttatatgtagatgtatacatgtgtatagGCACTTGCGTCTCGAGCTACACACGTTTTACAGGTGTCAGAAAAAGGAGCCCAAAACACGAGCATGCATGCTCCCCTTTTCACTCTCTATACACAGCAAGTAAAGCTGCATCCATAGGAGAGAGAGCTTACAGATGTCGAATTAAAAACAGAACATTATTTTTATAAGATACGAATATTTTTGAGGCAGGGGAGAGGTGCTCTTTAGTTGCATTTCTGAGTTTTTTAAGAATTTCAAGATCTGCAGTAAGAGAGAAGCGTAGGTCGGTGTTCCAGCAGCTGGTGCACATCCACGAGGCGACTCGCGGCAAGTGCGTTTTGCCTGGAGTCTGGAAGGGGCGCGTGCGGAGGCGCCGTGGGAAACAGAAGCGCGAAAAAGATGAGAACTTCCACAAGAGAGCACACTTCACGAAAGCGCGGGAGAAACAAACTCTCGAGCTCCAGGGCTTTCCGACGAAAATTTCCTCAAAGGCGAAACCGAAACAAACACGAAACAGGTCTTTTTCACTTGTATAAACGCGTCATCTCAGGGACGCTTCTCCGGGAAAAGACACCTTAAGAGGTCACAACGGCACAAAAACTCTCTTTTCAACTCCCAACTCAACAAAGGCAACACGTCGCGACACTCCGGTGTGCGTACACCCGAGTGCACACACAGAACCATGCAGCGATACCTCTGTATGTACTCATCTACACAAAtatctacatacatataaatatatatatatatatatgcctgcATATGTGTGTCTACGTGCATATGCATCTATAGATATGGATGGATGCAGCGCTGTGTGATTTCAGCGAGTATTTC from the Toxoplasma gondii ME49 chromosome IX, whole genome shotgun sequence genome contains:
- a CDS encoding G-protein beta WD-40 repeat containing protein (encoded by transcript TGME49_265410), whose amino-acid sequence is MDYFASYADDEACQELPGAEQEAAEDASSAVETTETRHKEGWEPREEDTRIALLPAINCAPPVSIFACKAQLQKNVVFHRPEDTVLTSNPKIDALQAPLQGPLTPQQVRRGGWTGVYRRRLGGEVEKEHVNVEAFDRQFYNFQFHGRAEDPSNFSRDALLAHTRAGCTDTRVVREAVAYDSRGFVPESEASQRQKRRRLKNDDAASDDFQGPWAPFEATPASEASGVRTPEEDGEEGAAEAAEAANGVSEDSESGHRKQSKSPSSGKNESAESIFHGKAATDYQGRSWLAVPPGTKELPPDSACFPPKREIHAYVGHTGGVQAIRFFPRSGHLLLSASMDSTLKIWDVLNQRKLQCTYTAHKQAVRDVQWADGGAKFYSCSFDNTVKLWDTEAGKVIGTFGNGKTPYCVAVNPNDNNVFVVGSANRRAIQFDARTGNIEVEYAEHIGAVNTVTFCEEGKRLVTTADDKKLFVWEYGIPVVIKHVSEPDMHSMPAAAKHPSEKFLCFQSMDNQILTYDACGKFRMVPRKRFRGHLCAGYACKPAFSPDGKWLLSGDGNGKLWIWNWKNGKNVRTLQAHDQVCIDCQWHPNMTSRVATCGWDGLIKLWD